In the Wyeomyia smithii strain HCP4-BCI-WySm-NY-G18 chromosome 2, ASM2978416v1, whole genome shotgun sequence genome, one interval contains:
- the LOC129721473 gene encoding DNA-directed RNA polymerase III subunit RPC5, with the protein MDVDDDPVVEEIPVFLSKTLAENLYLLQYPVKSSNSTFDNGQVVNSCVKPINQQIKVDYALNTASKNYDSFKGEQFAIAADGKDRERQQKPTFRSGTMDKQSFLSSKPIEDVNRYMVCVLQDREIHATPLNGIVSMRQMFSYFDKQDKRTKAEQKAEQDADVEEEEAKQVTVKFARTENDKVRKAREKSFNYISKMESEEPWCETFWHAKNSTAAELERQKLYCGNASRAGGESVLNVDYAEYLDLLISKEKTDRNIDSMLPSRVVCMHELKQMTLVDQIKIILKDAKVLTFQQIMDLLPDRNLAADKILRTLPMAGVLIRGNWVVQSESIYPEGSVSSINGVPAEQMCKARDYILYRFTQCDKLERHQLALITQLPTEEIREILLSIAKLNSDRSWSMLLPPNEEFTGNEQEISDRQNAFWTARADKFNEMEKSNKRVRKRSARSESKYDTKMSNG; encoded by the exons ATGGATGTGGATGACGATCCGGTTGTGGAAGAG ATTCCTGTGTTTCTTTCCAAAACGCTAGCGGAGAATCTCTACCTGTTGCAGTATCCGGTTAAGTCGTCGAATTCTACGTTTGATAACGGTCAAGTAGTGAATAGTTGTGTGAAACCAATTAATCAGCAG atCAAAGTGGATTACGCTTTGAATACGGCTTCAAAAAATTATGATTCCTTCAAGGGGGAACAGTTTGCTATTGCAGCAGATGGGAAAGATAGAGAGCGGCAGCAAAAGCCAACATTCCGTAGTGGAACGATGGATAAGCAATCCTTTCTCAGTTCTAAACCCATTGAGGACGTCAACCGGTATATGGTATGTGTGCTACAGGATCGGGAAATCCATGCCACCCCATTGAACGGCATCGTTTCAATGCGGCAAATGTTTTCCTATTTTGACAAGCAGGATAAGCGAACGAAGGCCGAGCAGAAGGCGGAGCAAGATGCGGATGTGGAGGAAGAGGAAGCAAAACAGGTTACGGTCAAGTTCGCCCGTACGGAAAACGACAAAGTGCGTAAGGCTAGGGAAAAGTCTTTTAATTACATCTCGAAGATGGAATCGGAAGAGCCTTGGTGTGAAACGTTTTGGCATGCTAAAAACTCTACAGCGGCGGAGTTGGAGCGGCAAAAGCTTTACTGCGGTAACGCCTCACGTGCCGGAGGGGAGAGTGTGCTGAATGTCGATTACGCGGAATATCTAGACTTGTTGATCAGTAAGGAGAAAACCGATAGGAATATAGATTCTATGCTGCCAAGTCGTGTTGTTTGCATGCATGAGCTGAAGCAAATGACACTCGTCGATCAGATTAAGATTATTCTTAAGGATG CAAAGGTGCTCACCTTTCAGCAAATTATGGACCTTCTACCAGACAGGAACCTTGCAGCGGATAAAATTTTGCGAACACTTCCGATGGCTGGTGTACTGATTCGAGGCAACTGGGTTGTCCAATCAGAGAGCATCTATCCGGAGGGAAGCGTTTCTAGCATAAACGGTGTTCCGGCAGAACAGATGTGCAAAGCACGCGACTATATACTGTATCGATTCACCCAGTGTGATAAGTTGGAACGACACCAGCTCGCGCTGATAACCCAGCTTCCCACGGAGGAAATACGGGAGATACTCCTTTCGATAGCGAAGCTGAATAGCGATCGAAGCTGGAGTATGTTACTACCCCCAAACGAGGAGTTTACGGGCAACGAGCAGGAAATTAGTGATAGACAAAACGCTTTCTGGACAGCCAGGGCAGATAAGTTTAACGAAATGGAGAAAAGCAACAAGCGGGTGCGGAAACGGTCAGCGCGGTCCGAAAGCAAATATGACACAAAAATGAGCAATGGATAG
- the LOC129721474 gene encoding cancer-related nucleoside-triphosphatase isoform X2 codes for MHVILITGMPGVGKTTIMRNLSLELRKRTIKFDGFYTEELRKSDGERIGFDIVTFDDKRAPLARVSEFLRNSPAGCRVGKYTVCVSEFESLALPALNERTANLLLLDEIGKMELKSAAFGTRLAQIRTRLAQGDSLFFIATIPLKATLPIVEQLKDLSETKLFHVTCANRNKILAEIVEATVRMIGAKM; via the exons ATGCATGTCATTCTCATAACTGGAATGCCAG GAGTGGGTAAGACCACGATCATGCGTAATCTCAGTCTAGAACTTAGAAAACGTACCATTAAGTTCGATGGATTTTACACTGAAGAATTAAGAAAATCCGATGGGGAACGAATTGGTTTTGACATTGTCACCTTCGACGACAAGCGAGCTCCATTGGCTCGGGTCAG TGAATTTCTACGGAACTCTCCCGCAGGGTGTCGAGTCGGTAAATATACGGTGTGTGTTTCGGAGTTTGAGTCACTCGCTTTGCCAGCGCTCAACGAACGTACCGCAAATTTACTGCTGCTGGATGAGATTGGTAAAATGGAGCTAAAATCGGCAGCTTTCGGAACTCGACTAGCACAAATCAGGACCCGCCTAGCCCAAGGGGATAGCCTGTTTTTCATTGCTACAATCCCGCTGAAAGCCACCCTTCCGATTGTCGAACAACTGAAAGACCTGTCAGAAACCAAACTATTCCATGTAACCTGCGCCAACCGCAACAAGATTCTTGCAGAAATTGTAGAAGCGACTGTTCGGATGATTGGTGCAAAAATGTGA
- the LOC129721474 gene encoding histone chaperone asf1 isoform X1, whose amino-acid sequence MAKVHITNVVVLDNPSSFLNPFQFELTFECIEELKEDLEWKMIYVGSAESEEFDQVLDTIYVGPVPEGRHIFVFQADPPNVARIPEQDAVGVTVVLLTCSYRGQEFVRVGYFINNEYNDPELRENPPAKPLFQQMTRNILASKPRVTRFKINWDDTPANGTNGTNGIEEGGGLAIEGERCDDMQMEPGSSGVGMMSEVTQDENSMALPREFNENSNSLAMEC is encoded by the coding sequence ATGGCTAAGGTACACATCACCAACGTCGTAGTTCTGGACAATCCGAGCAGCTTCCTGAATCCATTTCAATTTGAGCTCACATTCGAGTGTATCGAGGAGCTGAAGGAAGATCTGGAGTGGAAGATGATCTATGTCGGATCGGCTGAATCGGAAGAGTTCGACCAGGTGCTGGACACTATCTACGTTGGGCCGGTACCAGAGGGACGGCACATTTTCGTCTTCCAAGCCGATCCTCCAAACGTGGCGCGAATTCCGGAACAAGACGCGGTCGGAGTGACGGTCGTCTTACTCACGTGCTCCTACCGAGGTCAGGAATTCGTTCGCGTCGGATATTTTATCAACAACGAGTACAACGATCCAGAGCTGCGAGAGAATCCACCTGCAAAGCCACTTTTCCAGCAGATGACCCGCAACATCCTTGCTTCCAAACCGCGTGTGACACGATTCAAAATTAACTGGGACGATACACCGGCGAACGGAACCAATGGTACCaacggaattgaggagggtggTGGTTTGGCAATCGAAGGAGAACGGTGTGACGATATGCAGATGGAACCTGGCTCGAGCGGTGTCGGGATGATGTCGGAAGTCACGCAAGACGAGAACAGTATGGCTCTGCCCAGAGAATTCAACGAAAACTCCAACTCGCTGGCGATGGAATGCTGA